The segment TTCCATTCCACTTCTAGTTCCTATGCTAATAGGTGTGggactttttctttttccaatggCAACAAAAAAATTTCGCTGTATGTGGGCTTTTCAGAGTGTTCTATTGTTGATCATATACACAATTTTTTCTTGGAGAACTTTGTTATTGCTGCCTAAATGTGATTTTTAATTAGGAGTGGGAGCATAGATCTACAATCAGTGGAAATTGGGAGTTGTTGCTCCGGCcaaattaaaacattattataGCAGACTCTAATCTTCAAAAAATTTCCTGTTTATAGAGTTCCTTGTATTTACAGATGACTTGTTAGATATAAAATATTCTCGATCTGTTATCAGTGAGTTTGATGGAGTAACTTAACGTTGTTTGAGGTGATCAGGTCCTGCATTTCTAAGCTGCATATATTACAAGGCTTTAAAGCCTATACACCTTTGTATAGTTCTTACAAGTTCCAAGGTTATAAAATGTTGTAGAACATAATGTTGGTGCAAACTTGCAACCTTATCTGGAATATTAATTTCTAGATCATTAACCGGGTAGCTCTACATAACTTAATTTGTTTCAACTTTCACGGAACAGGTATTACAGTTCTATGGGCAGTAGCAGCAGCTCTTGTACCAGCAATGCAAAAGGGAAACGAAACAGCTAGGAGTCTGCACATAGCTTTGAATGCAATAAACGTTATCCTATTTGTTTGGCAAATCCCTACTGGAATTGACATTGTCTTCAAAGTATTCCAATTTACCAACTGGCCTTGAATTGGCTTGAAGTTTGAAGGTCGAGGTGTCTGCATCCTTGTGTGTAAAACATTAACTGTAGAAGAGATCCTACTTAGTGTGGCAAAGTTGTTCTACACCAGATGTAATGACCCCTTCAAGGAATTgtctagaaaaaaaaagaatgattagTTTGGATGTCAAAACTAGTTGTGTAAGTATTGTTATATCAATCAAAATCTACTATGCCTCAATTCACAATTAGTTGGGGTTTACTATATTTAATCTTTTGTATCCATTCAATTCTGTTCTGGTATTAGAGTTCTCTGTTACAATCCTTTGAATTTATATTCCTTAATTTGTTTAAGCTAAAATACTTCATGGGATCAATAATACACAAGATGTAAGAATGGATGGTTGAAAAGAACTTACTATTCTACAACTAAGATGGAAGTACTAGGAAATCAATCAAGATAGAGAAAAAGTAAGAGAAAGGACTAATGAAAAGCAGCTGATTTATCTTAGAACCCTATTGAAGCCTCTTGAAAGGGGGAGACAGCATCATATTTCAAGCAAGCAAAGTCAAGACAGAGACAGTTGAAGTGAATTACACCCCATATCAAAATACCCCTTTTTTgttcaacttcaaattcaagaatcTTTATTAGTCGAAAATACAGTAACCTGTTATTCGTTATTGTTCGTTGATTTTTCCCTTTTTGCTTTTGATGTCTGTGTTCTTGTAACAAAATTGAATCTTGAGGCAAAGATAAACAATGGGAAGAGGAAGGACCATAGTTTGAAACAGAGTCTGCATGATCAACAGTACTGTACAATTTTAGAAGCCGCGattcaaacattttacttcataTGCATACAATATCTAAGATAGATTCTGCATCTGTCTGTCTTGAAAACGGCTTGTTCTAGACTCAGAACTGTTAAAAATTCTGTTACCCCACCACCAGGGTTGTTTCTGCTGTAAGTTGTTATTAGTTGTCACCGAGTCTTTGAGAAGCCAATCAAAGTGAAACCTTCATTCCACTAACAAAAAAGTATGTGATGTATTCTTGATGAATGCAGACAACAAAGATTTGATACCAAACCTTGTAAATGAACCAGATGCTTTTCTTacttctttttcatctttttatttgTCAGTTTAGGTAACTTTTTGTCCCCGTTTTCCACGGTGAATTCATCAACAATCCTTACTCATACACATGTATAAATTTATGTGTGCAACAAAGAATTGAATGACCAAACTCATTGAAGTTACCTAAACTcgagtttaatttaattagtccAGTGGGGGTTCTCTACTGTGAGGTGTGTTCCTAAAGAATGTCTAACCAACAAAGACCATTTTCATGGTTTCGTTTAGCTCCTTTTGGTCGCCAAACACAACCAACTCCACCACCAACCCCTCGGCCAACAGCATTTCGATCTCCTGCTCCACGACCATATAGGCCTCCTGCCCCTCAGCCTCGACCAACCATTCGACCACCTGCTGCCACATCTCCTCCTCCACCTGCTACTCCAATTCGAGCATTTTTCCCTGCACCAAAATCTCCAACACCATCTACTGCCCCTGTCTCTCCAGCCAAATCAATACTTTCTTCATCACCTACATCTCCTGCATTTCTCCCAATTGCTTCCTCTTCCTTCAGTTTAAAAAGCCCTGAAACCAAGACCCCTGCCCCTTATTCCTCTTCATTGACAACTGCTCCACTCCCAAAACCAACAGCACCTCCACCTCCTTCCCCTGCCACCACCACTCTCACTGCTCCTACTACTTCAAGAACCGTCAAGCCATGGAACGAATCTCCACCAAAATTACACCCCGAAACAAAGCCTCTGTTTCGTCTAGCCGGGAAAGAAGCCGCTGGAAATTCTAAGATGAATGAGAAATCTGCTATGGATAACAACAAAGTTAGTAGtactaaatttgaaaaattaccAAGGAGGTTGGTAACCCTGATCGGCGAAAACAAAGGGGCAATAATGCTATTGAAACCAAATTCCATCAAGAAATCTTATACTACTACTAGTAATGTATTTGGAGGTAAGTCCCAAACGGTTGGCAAGAAAGAAGAAGGCAATACTgatcaaaagaagaagaagaaagaagatgaaGGTGACATGGAAGAATCTACTATGTTCATTAACAGTAATGTACAAGGAGTGAACAACTCGATTTTAGACGAATCGAGTTTCACCGATCATGATCCTGGTTTCCATATCTTCTTCTCAACAGATTAATTATAGATACAATGTGTTCTTGGTGAAACGCAAGCATATGAAGTTCGGGTAACAATACTATATACTATATACTATATGATGTTTGAGAAATTTTTCCAATtgataataaacaaattaaaatgaggAGGACGTGGATTCTGGATTCACCATGTTTGAGTTGTACTCCACCTTTCATGTAATATATTATCGgcattaatttatgaatttccTTTCAACTTGTTGTTCTGTTTTACAAATATTTGTGTATAGGCTAAGCCTTTTTGGACTAGCAAAGTTGGctctaatttgattttaaataaaatactgGAAAATAAAGTAAGAACCGGACAAATAGGAAAGAAATATAATTACGTAACTTAATCCCTGTATACAACGAACAACCAAATCACAGAGCTTACTAATCGATAGAAGTCTATGCACAAACACATGTCATGCATGTATTGATCATCTGGTTCAAACGTAGGCGGGTAAATTTTGTAACTCCTCTAAAACATGTCTTTGCGACATCTCCATCTTCCAAGAGTTGTAGGACCGAAATTCTTCAAAACGTTCCACATGTATTGATCGACAGAGTTGGGCATCGGAAGGATATCTGCAACATTGCTTCATTTTAGTACAGCAATTTACAAAAGATTATGAACTGTATTTGACTATTTCAACATGTTATTTACTACGACCTTCTTTTTATTAGGAATATTGACTTTCAAGTAAACAAAATTGTGTACATGGCCTGATTGCACCATTTAAGAGAAATTATAACGTAATTAAGCATTGAAACCTAGGGGGGACACTTATGCCCCATTTTTTGCAATTAAGTGACAGTAATGTAACGGTGCCTTAACTTTTTATGTGACAGTGATTCAATTGATGGTTCAATTGAGAAAGACGTGAGGTATAAAATCCTTTGGAAATCTACCAAAGTCTAAAAAGAATAAAGATATTTTTGCCTCTAAGTCGCCATTTCACTATTATGAgcataaagatattttttgatTCTTCACTTATCCTCAATTTTGGATCAGCCCATTAACAACCCCCCAGATAGAATTACTCCAGTAGTTTATTGGCCTTTGATAATAATTACTATATGTTATTTCTTGTATCAGAC is part of the Solanum lycopersicum chromosome 1, SLM_r2.1 genome and harbors:
- the LOC101260869 gene encoding extensin; translation: MSNQQRPFSWFRLAPFGRQTQPTPPPTPRPTAFRSPAPRPYRPPAPQPRPTIRPPAATSPPPPATPIRAFFPAPKSPTPSTAPVSPAKSILSSSPTSPAFLPIASSSFSLKSPETKTPAPYSSSLTTAPLPKPTAPPPPSPATTTLTAPTTSRTVKPWNESPPKLHPETKPLFRLAGKEAAGNSKMNEKSAMDNNKVSSTKFEKLPRRLVTLIGENKGAIMLLKPNSIKKSYTTTSNVFGGKSQTVGKKEEGNTDQKKKKKEDEGDMEESTMFINSNVQGVNNSILDESSFTDHDPGFHIFFSTD